The DNA segment AGTCCTGCTGCGGGGCCGCGCCCGCGTAGGGGTCGTACTGCTGCGGCGGGGCGGGGGGCTGCTGCTGGGCGTACGGGTCGTAGCCGTACCCCTGTCCGCCGTCCTGCGGTGCCTGCTGCGGCGGCTGCTGGGCCTGCTGGTCCCCGTAGGGCTGCTGGGCGTACGGGTCGTACTGCTGCTGACCCGGCTGCTGGTACACCGGCTGCCCGTACGCGTCGTAGCCGATGATCTGCGGCTGCTGGTAGTACGGGTCGTACGGGTTCTGTCGGTCGTTCACCGGTGCCCCTCTCCGCTCACTCGCCGCGGTACAGCTGGCGCTTGTCGATGTAGCGGACCACACCGTCCGGAACGAGATACCAGACCGGCTCGCCCTGGGCGACCCTCGCGCGGCAGTCCGTCGAGGAAATCGCGAGCGCGGGGACCTCCACCAGGGAGACGCCCCCCTTCGGCAGGCCGGCGTCCGTGAGCAGATGGCCCGGCCGGGTGACTCCGATGAAGTGGGAGAGCGAGAACAGTTCGTCGGCGTCGCGCCAGGTGAGGATCTGGGCGAGCGCGTCGGCGCCGGTGATGAAGAAGAGGTCCGCGTCGCCGTGGACCTCGCGCAGGTCCCGCAGGGTGTCGATGGTGTACGTGGGGCCCTTGCGGTCGATGTCGCTGCGGCTGACCGAGAACTGCGGGTTGGACGCCGTCGCGATGACCGTCATCAGATAACGGTCCTCCGCCGGGGAGACGTGCTTGTGGCTCTTCTGCCACGGCTGCCCGGTCGGTACGAAGATCACCTCGTCGAGGTGGAACTGGGCGGCCACTTCACTGGCCGCCACCAGGTGTCCATGATGGATCGGGTCAAACGTCCCGCCCATCACGCCGAGTCGGCGTTTTCCGGGGCCGGTAGGCACTTCCTGCTCTCCCATGCGTGCAGAGCCTACTGGCACAGCTGTACGCCTCGGCCTCAGCGGTCGCGGTTGAAGCGCGTGGTGATCCACAGGAGGAGGAGAAGCACGACAAGGGCGCCGCCACCGGTGACGGCGGGGATGAGGCTGTCGTGATTGCCGCCGTGCTCGCCCTCGGCGGCGACGGTGACCAGCTGGTGTGCGGTGCTCGTGAGGCTCATCTTCGGCAGGACCTATCGATCGGGAGTCGGGGGAAGACGTCGCGGACATCGTATGCGGGGGTCACGGGCACGCTCACGCCGACTCAGTCGTTGTTGTCGTCGTTGCGGTATCCGCGCAGCAGGAACCAGGCCAGCAGGGCGGCGCCCAGGAGGGAGGCGACCAGCACGATGCGGATCGTGTTGCCCGGCCCCTGGTCCCCGGACGCGGCGGCGAACAGAGCAACTGAGTACGGCATGTCGGGCGTCTCCTCGGTTATCCACAGCCCCCCGCACACCGTAGCCCCAGCACCTAGGCTGGGCTGCGCCAGGGGGCGAGCGACGTCTCGCACGAAGATCAGGGGGATCATCCATGACCGGTGGCGGCCACGAGAGCAGCGGCGTACCGAGCAGGCAGCGCAAGCGATTTCCGGGGATCTCCTCCCGGTCCTACGAACATCCGGCCGACCGCTCCGCGCTGGTCGCGCTACGGAAGCTGAGCGGCTTCGACACCGTCTTCAAGGCACTGAGCGGTCTGCTGCCGGAGCGCAGTCTGCGACTGCTCTTCCTGTCGGACTCCGTCCGGGTGAGTGACGCCCAGTTCGCCCACCTCAACGACATGCTGCGCGACGCGTGTTACATCCTGGACCTGGAGAAGGTCCCGCCGATGTACGTCAACCAGGACCCCAAGCCCAACGCCATGTGCATCGGGCTCGACGAGCCGATCATCGTGGTGACCACGGGCCTGGTGGAGCTGCTGGACGAGGAGGAGATGCGGGCGGTCGTCGGCCACGAGGTCGGACACGCCCTCTCGGGTCACGCGGTGTACCGCACGATCCTGCTGTTCCTCACCAACCTGGCGCTCAAGGTCGCCTGGATTCCGCTGGGCAATGTGGCGATCATGGCGATCGTGACGGCGCTGCGCGAGTGGTTCCGCAAGTCGGAGCTGTCGGCCGACCGGGCCGGACTGCTGGTCGGCCAGGACATACAGGCGTCGATGCGCGGCCTGATGAAGATCGCCGGCGGCAACCACCTCCACGAGATGAACGTGGACGCCTTCCTGGCCCAGGCCGACGAGTACGAGAAGTCCGGCGACCTGCGCGACTCGGTGCTCAAGATCCTCAATGTGCTCCCCCGCTCCCACCCGTTCACCACGGTCCGGGCGGCCGAGCTGAAGAAGTGGTCGGAGACCCGCGACTTCCAGCGCATCATGGACGGCCACTACCCGCGCCGGGACGAGGACAAGGACACCTCGGTGACCGACTCGTTCAAGGAATCCGCCGCGCATTACGCCGATTCGGTGCGCCACAGCAAGGACCCGCTGATGAAGCTGGTCGGCGACATAGCCGGTGGCGCCGGGGACCTGGGCGGGAAGCTGCGGGACAAGTTCACCGGGGGCGGCGGCAAGGGCGGTGCTACGGGCGGCTCGGCGGGGTCGCCGGGGACGGAAGGAGCGGCGGGGACGGAAGACCGGGGCCCGGAGGGCTCGCAGGGGTCCGGGACGGACGGGAGCTGACGTCCAGCGTCCCGCACAGGGCGGCGGCGGGCCGGCCCGTGGCGTACGGATCGGTGCCCGCCGGCCCCCGCGACTCCGCCCGCTCACCGGCCAGCAGCGGCCGCAGCGCGCCCGAGGTGTCGGCCGGGCAGGACTGCGGGCCCGCCTGGAGGTAGCTCGTCCGCACCTCCAGCCGGTGCAGCCGCAGGTCCTCCCGGTCGAACCGGAAGCTCATCTCCCGCCGCACGGTGAACAGGGAGGCGCCGCCCTGCGGCTGCGGCCCCGAGGCGGCGGGGCGCAGCGCGTACGTGAAGGTGTGGTCCGACACGACCTCCAGGGCGTCGGAGCCCGTCTGGGCGTAGCGCAGGGTGCCCCGGACCCGGACCTCGGGGTCCGGGACGGCCTCGGCGGGGTCGAAGCGGACGAGCCAGCCGGTCGCGGCGTGCTGCCCGTCGTCGTAGGGGTCCTCGACGCTGCGCTCGAACTGCTCCATCTGGTCCGGGTCGAGCAGGGCCTCCACGGGGCGCACGGTGCTCCCGCCGAGCACGTCGGGGTCGAGCGAGGAGGCCACCAGATAGTCCGTCGCGGTGGCGAGGGCGGCACCGACCTGGCTCTCCGAGAAGTCCTCGGTGCGCCGGGCGGGCGGCGGGCTGATGCCGTCCCGGCCCGTGGCGTGGCCGGCGGCCGGGCTCGCGGCGAAGAGGGCGTCGGGGGTGCCGCCGGGCACGGCGCCGCGCGGGGCCAGGGGGACGAGGGTCATCCGCAGCGGCTCGGTCCGCCGGGCCACCGGGCTCTCGTAGGGGTGGCGCAGTCCCATGAAGACGGCGGTGCCGAAGGCCAGGGCGATCAGGATCACCAGGGCGACGGCGATCCGCGAGCCGGTGCGGACCGTCCGTCCCGGCAGGCTGCGCACGGCACGGGCGTGCTCCCCCATGCGTTCCTGGGCGGAGAACTCCTGCAGCCGGGCGGCGCGTACGAAGGACTCGTCGAAGACGAGTGAGCCGTACTCGTCGTCCTGGCCGCCCGCGCCGTTCTCCGCCGGGCCATCGGGTGGGTCTCCGCGGTGTGCCATGACTTCTCCCGAGTCCGTGAGAAGTCCCCTCTTCGAGCGGACGAGGGGTCATACATTCAGGGTGGGTCGATCACGACGACGGTAAACGCGGTGGCGCCGGGCAACCACCGCAGAGTTCTGCCGGGCACCCCGTGGCGGGCGGGTGTTCAGGGGGTGCGCGGGACGGCGGAGGCCTTCGGGCGGGAGTTGTCGTCCGCCTCGGACGGGGACGGCTCGGAGGGAGCCGAGCCGGGGCCGGGGCCGGGCGCGCTGTCGACGCCGGTGCTGGCCGGTGTCCGGACCGGGCTCTGCCGGGCGCCGGAGCTGTTGCGGTAGACGGCGCTGAACGCCAGCGCGACCATGCCGATGCCCATCAGGACGGCCAGCAGCCAGGCGACCGGGCGGTGCCAGCGGGCCGTGCCCCGGTACGGGCGGAACGAGCCGCCGTGGCGGCCGTAGGGGCCGTGGTCGCGGAATCCGTCGTCGTCCAGCGGGTCGTGGTGGCCGGGGCCGTAGCCGTCGTCGTACGGCTCGTCGTCGTAGGGGCCGCCGCGGGCACCGGCGCGCCGGGCGTCGGCCTCGGCGCGCGCCTCGGCCGCCGCCAGCAGCCGCTCCACGGCGGTCGGCTCGTGGAAGGCGGCGGCCCGTACGAAGTCCTCGTCGAACACCACGGAGGCGAAGTCCTCGTCAGCGCCCCCGCGGTCGTCGTCGGGCTCCCGGCCGTTCGGATACGGCCTGCCCCCCACGTCGTCCGGCACGCATTCAGACTAGACCCGCAGCCCCGCTTTGGGCAGGGAGACGGCGGATTCGGCCCCGTTCCGGGTCACCTCACATGGCCGTCGCCGGTGACGATGTACTTGGTCGAGGTGAGTTCCGGCAGGCCCATGGGGCCCCTGGCGTGCAGCTTCTGCGTGGAGATGCCGATCTCGGCGCCGAAACCGAACTGGCCTCCGTCGGTGAACCGCGTCGAGGCGTTGACGGCCACCGTGGTGGAGTCCACCAGCTGGGTGAAGCGGCGGGCGGCGGCCTGCGAAGTGGTGACGATCGCCTCGGTGTGGCCGGAGGACCAGAGCCGGATGTGGGCCACGGCCGCGTCCAGCGACTCCACGACGGCCGCCGCGATGTCGTACGAGAGGTATTCGGTCTCCCAGTCCTCGGGGGTCGCCGCGACCACGGTCGCCTTGGAGCCCTCGGCGTACTCCAGCACCGCCTCGTCGCCGTGCACGGTCACGCCGGCCTCGGCCAGGGCGTCCAGGGCGCGCGGCAGGAAGGCGCCCGCGACGTCCTTGTGGACGAGGAGGGTCTCGGCGGCGTTGCAGACGCTGGGGCGCTGGGCCTTGGAGTTGACCAGGATCTCCACGGCCATGTCCAGGTCGGTCTGCGCGTCCACGTACACATGGCAGTTGCCCGTGCCCGTCTCGATGACCGGGACCGTGGACTCCTCGACCACGGTCCGGATCAGCGAGGCGCCGCCGCGCGGGATGAGGACGTCCACCAGGCCGCGGGCGCGCATGAGTTCGCGCACCGAGTCACGGCTCTCGCCCGGCACCAGCTGCACCGCGTCGGCCGGCAGGCCGGAGCCGCCCACCGCGTCGCGCAGCACCCGCACCAGGGCGGTGTTGGAGGCGAAGGCGGAGGACGAGCCGCGCAGCAGGACGGCGTTGCCCGACTTCAGGCAGAGGGCCGCGGCGTCCACCGTCACGTTGGGCCGGGCCTCGTAGATGATCCCGACGACGCCGAGCGGCACCCGGACCTGGCGCAGGTCGATGCCGTTGGGCAGGGTCGAGCCGCGCACCACCTCGCCGACCGGGTCGGGCAGGGCGGCGACATCGCGTACGTCGGCGGCGATGGCGCGGATGCGCTCGGGCGTGAGGGTCAGCCGGTCCACCACGGACTCGCTGGTCCCGGCCTCGCGGGCGCGGGCCACGTCCTCGGCGTTGGCCGCGAGGATGTCGCTCGTCCGTACCTCCAGGGCGTCCGCGATCGCCAGCAGCGCGTCGTCCTTGGCCGCGCGCGGAAGTGGCGCGATGTCGGCGGCGGCGGAGCGGGCCCGGTAGGCGGCCTGGGCCACGGGAGACATGTTGTCGTACGGCGAGAGCGTGGTCATGCCCGCAGAGTAGTGCGCGCCCTGCGGGCATCCCGTACGCATTTCGTGATGCGAGACGGCTGTTTCCCCGGTTCGGCTTCTCCCGTCCGGTTTCCCCGGTTCTGCTTCCCCCGGTCCGGCTTCCCCGGTTTCGGTTCCCCGGTTCGGCCGGATCAGTACGGATGGACGCCGACCGGGGCGGCCGGGGGCGGCCCGTACCCCTCGGCGACGCGCTGGTGGTAGGTCTCGCGGTCGATGACTTCGAGGCCGACGATCGTCCAGGGCGGCAGGCCGGCGCTGGAGCGGTGCTCGCCCCACAGGCGCAGGGCCACCGCCGCCGCGTCGTGCAGGTCGCGGGCCTCCTCCCAGTAGCGGATCTCCGCGTGGTCGTTGGCGTAACGGCTGGTCAGCAGGAAGGGGTGGTCGTGCGCGAGCTGTTCCAGGCCGCGTCTGACCTCCTTCAGCGGGAACTCGGCCCCGGAGACGCAGAGGGTGACGTGCCAGAGCTTCGACGGGGTGTGCTCCTGTGCGGCCGGTCCCGGCTCCGGCCGGGTGGTGCGCTCGTTTCTGCGGTCCATGGGCCGGTTCCCGTCGAAACCGGCTCCCGCTCCGACACTGGTCAGGGTGCGGCCACCCGTTCCTCGGGGCGGCGCCCCCGGGCGCGCTCGTCTCACCGGCGGCCTCCTGTGATGTGTTGCTTTGCTGTACCCCGCAGTTTCCCTGCTACAAAGTGGACCAGTCCGCGGCCCGGTGTGGGGCGGTTTTCGTGAAGCTCTCCGTCCGTTGGCCGGACTTTCAGCCGTTTCGGTGCGTGTCAGCCGTGCAGGACGACGAGATCGTCCCTGTGTACGACCTCGCGCTCGTAGGCGGGGCCGAGGTCGCGGGCGAGGTCGCGGGTGGAGCGGCCGAGGAGCCGCGGCATCTCCTTGGCGTCGAAGTTGACGAGTCCGCGGGCCACCGCCCGGCCGGTCAGGTCGCGCAGCTCGACCGGGTCGCCCGCGGTGAACTCGCCCTCGACGGACGCGATCCCGGCGGGCAGCAGCGAGCTGTGCCGCTCCACGACCGCCTGCACGGCCCCGTCGTCCAGGGTGAGCGAGCCGCGCGGCGCCGAGGCGTGGGCCAGCCAGAGCAGCCGGCCGGCCGAGCGGCGGCCGGTGGGGTGGAAGTAGGTGCCGGTGTCGCGGCCGGCGAGGGCGTCGGCCGCGTGGCTCGCGGAGGTGAGGACGACGGGGATGCCGGCGGCGGTGGCGATCCGGGCGGCCTCGACCTTGGTGACCATGCCGCCGGTGCCGAGGCCCGCCTTGCCGGCGCTGCCGATGCTGACCCCGGCCAGGTCGGCGGGGCCGGTGACCTCGGCGATGCGGGTGGTGCCGGGGATGCTCGGGTCGCCGTCGTAGAGGCCGTCCACGTCGGAGAGGAGGACCAGCAGTTCGGCGCGGACGAGATGGGCGACGAGGGCGGCGAGCCGGTCGTTGTCGCCGAACCGGATCTCGTCGGTGGCGACGGTGTCGTTCTCGTTGACGACGGGCAGCGCGCCCATGTCCAGGAGCTGGTCCAGGGTGCGGTAGGCGTTGCGGTAGTGGGCGCGGCGGCTGGTGTCGTTGCTCGTGAGCAGGACCTGGCCGACGCGGACGCCGTAGCGGGCGAAGGAGGCGGTGTAGCGGGCGACCAGCAGTCCCTGGCCGACGCTGGCTGCGGCCTGCTGGCGGGCCAGGTCCCGGGGCCTGCGGTGCAGGCCGAGCGGGGCGAGCCCGGCCGCGATGGCGCCGCTGGAGACGAGGACGACCTCGCGCGCGCCGCCGTCGCGGACCTTGGCGAGTACGTCGACGAGGGCGTCGACCCGGTCGGCGTCCAGGCCGCCGGTGGCCGTGGTGAGGGAGGAGGAACCGACCTTGACCACGATCCTGCGGGCTTCCGTGACGCCGTTCCTTGCCCCTGACACCCGGTCCCCCAAGTTTCGCTCGCTGGATCTCGCAATCTACATCTACACGCGGATCGCATATCGATGCGCTCGCATTCCGTACTGCGGAACCCCTTTCATGCCGTTCTGCACCGTTCCGTATCTGTTCGGGCTCCCGCCTCGTTGGGCACAGGTACCGGGGCCGGCAGGAGGCCCCGCGGACCGCGAAGAGGATGTGATCGCATGCGCCGGCTCTCCGTCCCCGGGGCCTGGGTGCACGAGCCCGAGGTCTTCCCGGACAGCCGCGGCAGCTTCCACGAGTGGTTCCGGGCGGCGGACCTGGAGGCGGCGGCCGGGCACACGCTGGGGCTCGCGCAGGCCAACTTCTCCCGCTCCCGCCGGGGCACGCTGCGCGGCATCCACTTCGCGGACGTCCCGCCGGGCCAGGCGAAGTACGTGACGTGCGTACGGGGCGCGGTGCTGGACGTGATCGTGGACGTACGGACGGGCTCGCCGGCCCACGGCCGGTGGGAGGCGGTCCGGCTGGACGACACGAGCCACCGGGCGGTCTACCTCGCGGAGGGGCTCGGGCACGGCTTCATGGCGCTGACGGACGACGCCTGCGTGCTGTACCTGTGCTCCGAGGGGTACGCGCCGGAGCGGGAGCACGGCATCGATCCGCTCGACCCGGAGCTGGGCATCGAGTGGCCGGCGGACATCGCCCCGCTGCTCTCCCCGAAGGACGCGGCGGCCCCGGCGCTCGCCGAGGCCGCGGAGCGGGGGCTGCTGCCCTCGTACGCCGCGTGCGAGGCGTACTACGCGCGGCTGCGCGCGGGCGGTCCGGCGGTGCCCGGCGTCCGCTCCGGCGAGCCGGCGGTCAGCCCGGCCGGCCGCTGACCGGGCCATTCCGCGGACCATTCCGCGGGGCGTTCGGCGGGTCTCTCGGCGGCGAGCAGCGCGGGGAAGGCCGCGTGCAGCGCGGTGCGCCAGTCGCGCAGGGGGGCGAGTCCGGCGGCGGCGAGCCGGTCGTGCCCGAGCACGCTGTACGCGGGCCGGGGCGCGGGGCGGGCGAAGGCGGCGCTGTCGGTGGGGCGGACCCGGTCCGGGTCGGCGCCGAGCAGCCGGAACACCTCGCGGGCCAGGCCGTACCAGCTGACCTCGCCGGTGCTGGTGCCGTGCTGGACGCCCGCCGGAGCGGTGCCGTCGAGCGCGGCGCGGCCGAGGGTGGTCAGCAGTGCGGCGAGGTCGGCGGTCCAGGTGGGCTGTCCGCGCTGGTCGTCCACCACATCGAGGGTGTCCTTGACCGCCTCCAGCCTGATCATCGTACGGACGAAGTTGGCGCCGTCCGCGCCGTAGAGCCAGGCGGTGCGGACGACGTGGCCGGTGTCGGGCAGGGTCTCCAGGACGGCGCGCTCGCCGGCGAGTTTGGTGCGGCCGTAGGCGCCGCACGGGGCGGTCGGAGCGTCCTCCGGGTAGGGCCGGTCCGCGTCGCCCGCGAAGACGTAGTCGGTGGAGACGTGCAGCAGGACGCTGCCGTGGGCGCGGCAGGCCTCGGCGAGGACGGCGGGTCCGGTGCCGTTGACGCGCAGCGCGTCGGCCTCCCGGCTCTCCGCGTCGTCCACGGCGGTCCAGGCGGCGCAGTTGACGACGACGGCGGGCCGGTGGGCGTCGAAGGCGGCGCGGACGCGGTCCGGGTCGGCGATGTCCAGGGCGGCCCGGTCCGCCGCGACGACGGCGGCGCCGTCGCGGGCCAGCGCGGCCGTCAGGTCCCGGCCGAGCATGCCGCCGGCGCCGGTGACCAGCCAGCGGGGGTTCACAGGGCGGCCCTCTCCTTGAGCGGCTCCCACCAGGCGCGGTTCTCGCGGTACCAGCGGACGGTCTCGGCGAGGCCGGTGCGGAAGTCCTTGCGGGGCGCGTAGCCCAGCTCGTCGCGGATCTTGGCGCAGTCCACGGAGTAGCGCCGGTCGTGGCCCTTGCGGTCCTCGACGTGGATCACATCGGTGTCCCAGTCGGCGTCGCACGCCTCCAGGAGCAGCCGGGTCAGCTCCTTGTTGGAGAGTTCGGTGCCGCCGCCGATGTTGTAGACCTCGCCGGGGCGGCCCTTGGTGCGGACCAGTTCGATGCCCTGGACGTGGTCGTCGATGTGGAGCCAGTCGCGGACGTGGGCGCCGTCGCCGTACAGCGGGACGGGCCGGCCCTCCAGGAGGTGGGTGACGAAGAGGGGGATGACCTTCTCGGGGAAGTGGTGGTGGCCGTAGTTGTTGGAGCAGCGGGTGACGCGCACGTCGAGGCCGTGGGTGCGGTGGTAGGCCAGCGCGACGAGATCGCTCGACGCCTTGGAGGCGGAGTACGGGGAGGTGGGCGCGAGGGGTTCCTCCTCGGTCCAGGAGCCCTCGTCGATGGAGCCGTAGACCTCATCGGTGGAGACGTGGACGAAGGTGCGCACCCCGGCCTCGTGCGCGGCGTGGACCAGGGTGTGGGTGCCGACCACATTCGTCCGTACGAAGGCGGCGCCGCCGTCGATGGAGCGGTCCACATGGGACTCGGCGGCGAAGTGCACCACCTGGTCGTGCCCGGTCATGAGCCGGCGCACCAGGTCGGCGTCGCAGATGTCGCCGTGCACGAAGGAGAAGCCGGGGTGGGCGCGGACCTCGTCCAGGTTGGCCGGGTTCCCGGCGTAGGTGAGGGCGTCCAGGACGGTGACGGAGACGTCGCCGGGGCCGTCCGGGCCGAGGAGCGTACGGACGTAGTGGGAGCCGATGAAGCCGGCGCCGCCGGTGACGAGGAGGCGGGTAGGGGTCATGAGGAGATCTGCACCTTGCTGTGGTCGCCGAGGACGAGGCGGTGGGCGGAGGGGCTGCGGGGCGCGGGGGTCACCTCGACGTCATGCCCGATCAGCGACGCCTCCACGCGCCGGACGCCGTCGATGGACGCGCCGCGCAGCACGATGGAGTACTCGATCTCGCTGTCCTCGATGCGGCAGTGCCGGCCGATGGAGGTGAACGGGCCGACGTAGGCGTCGCTGATCACCGAGCCGGTGCCGATGACGGCCGGTCCGACGATCCGGCTGCGGGTGACGCGGGCGCCCGGTTCGATGAGCACCCGGCCGATGATCTCGCTCTCGCCGTCGACGTAGGCGCCCTCGGTGCACGGCTCGACGCTCTCCAGGACGGTGCGGTTGACCTCCAGCATGTCGGTGACGTTGCCGGTGTCCTTCCAGTAGCCCCGGATGACGGTGGAGCGCACGTCGCGTTCCCGGTCGATGAGCCACTGGATGGCGTGGGTGATCTCCAGTTCGCCGCGCCAGGAGGGCCGGATGGAGCGGACGGCCTCGTGGACGGCGGGCGTGAAGAGGTAGACGCCGACGAGCGCGAGGTCGCTCTTGGGGTGCTCCGGCTTCTCCTCCAGGGCCACCACCCTGCCGTCCCCATCCAGTTCCGCGACGCCGAAGGAGCTGGGGTCGGGCACCTGTGTCAGCAGGATCTGCGCGTCGGGCCGGTCCGCGCGGAACTCCCCGACCAGGCCCGCGATGCCGCCGACGATGAAGTTGTCGCCGAGGTACATCACGAAGTCGTCGTCGCCCAGGAAGCGCTGGGCGACCAGGACCGCGTGGGCGAGGCCCAGGGGCTCGGCCTGCCGGATGTAGGTGACGTCGATGCCGAAGCGGGAACCGTCGCCGACCGCCGCGCGGATCTCCTCCTCGGTGTCGCCCACGATGATGCCGACCTCGGTGATGCCGGCTTCGGCGATGGCCTCCAGGCCGTAGAACAGCACCGGTTTGTTCGCCACCGGCACGAGCTGTTTGGCGGAGGTGTGGGTGATGGGGCGCAGCCGGGTGCCCGCCCCACCGGAGAGTACGAGAGCCTTCACGGTTTGCTGCCCCCACGGTGAGAGTGGCCGATGCGGCGGCGGTCCGCCGCAGCCGACCCTACTGACCCACACCCTCACTTCGGTGGCGAAACGGCCCATGACCGGCTTTCACTGACACATCCGGACGAAAAGCGGCAACTTTTCGTCACCCGTACGGGGTGGCGGCGTACCGGGGCTACGGGTGGCGCAGGCGCCAGCCCTGCCAGGCGGACTCGATCATCTCGTCCACGCCGTACCGCGCCGACCAGTCCAGCTCCGCGCGGATGCGGTCGGCGGAGGCGACCACGCGGGCCGGGTCGCCGGGGCGGCGGGCGGTGACCTCGACGGCGGTGTCCTCGTTGCCCGTCACCTTGAGGATGCGGTCCACCATCTCGCGGACCGAGCTGCCCTCGCCCCGGCCGATGTTCAGCGTGAGGTCCGTACCGGGCTCGGCGGTCTCCAGCCGGCGCGCGGCGGCCAGATGGGCGGAGGCGATGTCCTCGACGTGGATGTAGTCGCGGACGCAGGTGCCGTCCGGGGTGGCGTAGTCGTCGCCGAAGACGCGCGGGGAGCCGCCCGCCTCCAGGCGCTCGAAGACCATCGGGATCAGGTTGAACACCCCGGCGTCGGCCAGCTCCGGCGAGGCGGCGCCCGCCACGTTGAAGTAGCGCAGCGAGGCGCAGCGCAGCCCGTGGGCCCGGGCGGCGGCGTGGATCAGCCATTCGCCGACGAGCTTGGTCTCGCCGTACGGGCTCATCGGCGCGCAGGGCGTCGTCTCGGTGACGAGGTCCACGTCGGGCATGCCGTAGACGGCGGCCGACGAGGAGAACACCAGCCGCTCGACCCCGGCCGCGACCATGGCCTCCAGCAGGACCTCCAGGCCGGTGACGTTCTCCTTGTAGTAGTGGAGCGGGCGCTCCACGGACTCGCCGACCTGCTTCTTTCCGGCGACGTGCACCACACCGGTCACCCCGTGCTCGCGGATGGCCGCGTCCAGGGCCTCGCGGTCCAGCACGGTGCCGGTCACCAGCGGAACCCCGGCGGGGACCGCGTCGGCGCTGC comes from the Streptomyces sp. NBC_00525 genome and includes:
- the galE gene encoding UDP-glucose 4-epimerase GalE; this translates as MTWMVTGGAGYIGAHVVRAMLAGGQRVVVFDDLSTGSADAVPAGVPLVTGTVLDREALDAAIREHGVTGVVHVAGKKQVGESVERPLHYYKENVTGLEVLLEAMVAAGVERLVFSSSAAVYGMPDVDLVTETTPCAPMSPYGETKLVGEWLIHAAARAHGLRCASLRYFNVAGAASPELADAGVFNLIPMVFERLEAGGSPRVFGDDYATPDGTCVRDYIHVEDIASAHLAAARRLETAEPGTDLTLNIGRGEGSSVREMVDRILKVTGNEDTAVEVTARRPGDPARVVASADRIRAELDWSARYGVDEMIESAWQGWRLRHP
- a CDS encoding glucose-1-phosphate thymidylyltransferase; its protein translation is MKALVLSGGAGTRLRPITHTSAKQLVPVANKPVLFYGLEAIAEAGITEVGIIVGDTEEEIRAAVGDGSRFGIDVTYIRQAEPLGLAHAVLVAQRFLGDDDFVMYLGDNFIVGGIAGLVGEFRADRPDAQILLTQVPDPSSFGVAELDGDGRVVALEEKPEHPKSDLALVGVYLFTPAVHEAVRSIRPSWRGELEITHAIQWLIDRERDVRSTVIRGYWKDTGNVTDMLEVNRTVLESVEPCTEGAYVDGESEIIGRVLIEPGARVTRSRIVGPAVIGTGSVISDAYVGPFTSIGRHCRIEDSEIEYSIVLRGASIDGVRRVEASLIGHDVEVTPAPRSPSAHRLVLGDHSKVQISS